In Rubrivirga marina, the following are encoded in one genomic region:
- a CDS encoding acyl-CoA thioesterase codes for MNELVLPNDTNTLGNLMGGRLLHFMDICAAIAAQRHSHRTVVTASVDSVDFRAAVRLGEVVVLEATVTRAFTTSMEVWIEVWAEDNATGERRHCNRAYYTFVAVDQSGRPIPVPPLEPETEAERERFEAAARRRELRLVLAGRLRLEDAADLRQHLDALALAPPREDGGRG; via the coding sequence ATGAACGAGCTCGTGCTCCCCAACGACACGAACACGCTGGGCAATCTCATGGGCGGGCGGCTCCTCCACTTCATGGACATTTGTGCTGCCATCGCCGCGCAGCGACACTCGCACCGGACCGTCGTGACGGCGAGCGTCGACTCGGTCGACTTCCGGGCGGCCGTCCGCCTGGGCGAGGTCGTCGTGCTGGAGGCGACGGTCACGCGGGCGTTCACGACGTCCATGGAGGTGTGGATCGAGGTGTGGGCCGAGGACAACGCGACGGGCGAGCGGCGCCACTGCAACCGGGCGTACTACACGTTCGTGGCCGTCGACCAGAGCGGCCGGCCGATCCCGGTGCCCCCCCTCGAGCCGGAGACCGAGGCGGAGCGGGAGCGGTTCGAGGCCGCGGCCCGCCGCCGCGAACTCCGCCTCGTCCTCGCCGGCCGGCTCCGGCTGGAGGACGCCGCCGACCTCAGGCAGCACCTCGACGCCCTCGCGCTGGCCCCGCCTCGGGAGGACGGCGGAAGGGGCTGA
- a CDS encoding cobalamin B12-binding domain-containing protein translates to MPETLSRPIRVLIAKVGLDGHDRGAKVVAAALRDAGMEVVYTGLRKTPEVVVRAAEEEDVDVVGVSILSGAHGTVLPRLRSLLDDAGLGDVLLVAGGTIPADDAADLRERGVVSHVFTPGAPLADITGALEAAVRARRGE, encoded by the coding sequence ATGCCCGAGACGCTCTCCCGCCCGATCCGCGTGCTCATCGCGAAGGTCGGCCTCGACGGTCACGACCGCGGGGCCAAGGTCGTCGCGGCCGCCCTCCGCGACGCCGGCATGGAGGTCGTCTACACGGGCCTCCGCAAGACGCCCGAGGTGGTCGTCCGCGCCGCCGAGGAGGAGGACGTCGACGTCGTCGGCGTGTCGATCCTCTCGGGCGCGCACGGGACCGTCCTCCCCCGCCTCCGGTCGCTCCTCGACGACGCCGGCCTCGGCGACGTGCTCCTCGTCGCCGGCGGGACGATCCCGGCCGACGACGCCGCCGACCTCCGCGAGCGCGGCGTCGTGAGCCACGTGTTCACGCCCGGCGCCCCGCTCGCCGACATCACCGGCGCGCTCGAAGCGGCCGTCCGGGCCCGGAGGGGCGAATAG
- a CDS encoding SDR family oxidoreductase, whose amino-acid sequence MLPPRILVTGANGLVGQALTRAAARWPGADVLATGRGPAAAHDRGGYARLDVLDGDAVDRAFQDFAPDVVLHAAGLAQVEPCEADREACWALNVDAVGTMASACHRHGARLVLPSTDFVFDGKGGPYAEDDRPAPINAYGRSKLAAENAMKASRLLDWAVARTTMVFGAPAGPEPRLDFVRWLVRELSAGRPVRVPADQLRTPTYDDDLADGILRIVRFKRTGVFHVSGREQLSVLDFARRVAEAFDLDIGLISPATTEDLHPGAPRPLHAGLLILRAESELGYHPRPLDVALGAVRDRLGLGVSEA is encoded by the coding sequence ATGCTGCCGCCCCGCATCCTGGTGACGGGGGCGAACGGGCTGGTCGGGCAGGCGCTGACGCGCGCCGCCGCCCGCTGGCCCGGCGCCGACGTCCTCGCGACGGGCCGCGGCCCGGCCGCCGCCCACGACCGCGGCGGCTACGCTCGCCTCGACGTGCTCGACGGGGACGCGGTGGACCGCGCGTTCCAGGACTTCGCGCCCGACGTCGTGCTCCACGCCGCCGGCCTGGCCCAAGTCGAGCCCTGCGAGGCCGACCGCGAGGCCTGCTGGGCCCTCAACGTCGACGCCGTCGGCACGATGGCCAGCGCCTGCCACCGCCACGGCGCCCGCCTCGTCCTGCCGTCGACGGACTTCGTGTTCGACGGCAAGGGCGGGCCGTATGCCGAGGACGACCGCCCCGCGCCGATCAACGCCTACGGCCGGTCGAAGCTGGCGGCCGAGAACGCGATGAAGGCCTCGCGCCTTCTCGACTGGGCCGTCGCCCGGACCACGATGGTGTTCGGCGCGCCGGCCGGCCCCGAGCCCCGGCTCGACTTCGTCCGGTGGCTCGTCCGCGAGCTGTCCGCCGGCCGGCCCGTCCGCGTCCCCGCCGACCAGCTCCGCACGCCGACCTACGACGACGACCTCGCCGACGGCATCCTCCGGATCGTCCGCTTCAAGCGCACGGGCGTGTTCCACGTCTCGGGCCGGGAGCAGCTGTCGGTCCTCGACTTCGCCCGCCGCGTCGCCGAGGCGTTCGACCTCGACATAGGGCTGATCTCGCCCGCGACGACAGAAGACCTCCACCCGGGCGCCCCACGACCGCTCCACGCCGGCCTGCTGATCCTCCGGGCCGAGAGTGAACTCGGCTACCACCCGCGCCCGCTCGACGTGGCGCTGGGCGCCGTCCGCGACCGCCTCGGGCTGGGGGTGAGCGAGGCGTAG
- a CDS encoding META domain-containing protein, translating to MRAALASFAALLALAACQPAPAVGVESDVPGSTWSLERIVLDDGEVRRGQGEQVSFGPEGSLSIASCNLCSGRYALDDSVLTINGPLACTRRACTPGTVELERHLDGTSTLRRDGAYLIIEPDSLAEQILFVPAEP from the coding sequence GTGCGCGCTGCCCTCGCCTCGTTCGCCGCCCTCCTCGCCCTCGCCGCCTGCCAGCCGGCTCCTGCCGTCGGGGTCGAGTCCGACGTGCCCGGGAGCACATGGTCCCTCGAACGGATCGTCTTGGATGACGGCGAGGTCCGCCGCGGCCAGGGCGAGCAGGTCTCGTTCGGCCCCGAGGGCTCGCTCTCGATCGCGTCGTGCAACCTCTGCTCCGGCCGCTACGCGCTCGACGACAGCGTCCTGACCATCAACGGGCCGCTCGCCTGCACGCGCCGTGCCTGCACGCCCGGCACGGTCGAGCTGGAGCGGCACCTCGACGGCACGTCGACCCTCCGCCGCGACGGCGCCTACCTCATCATCGAGCCGGACAGCCTCGCGGAGCAGATCCTGTTCGTCCCGGCCGAGCCGTAG
- the serS gene encoding serine--tRNA ligase, whose protein sequence is MIDLDLLRDDPDRVRASMEAKRIGDPSAVDRALDADRRRREAVTELNGLQQRQGELGREIGPLMKAGKRDEAAPLLDESNRVKAQVKELEESVRELDSTLRDAMLAIPNPIHESVPVGGEDANQLDAEWGVKPSFDFEPLPHWELAEKHGLVDFERGAKVTGAGFPFYVGKGARLQRALVTLFLDLATEAGYTEVQAPILVNEDSGIGTGQLPDKEGQMYHVAGDDLYLVPTAEVPLTNYLRDEILAPDALPIRFCGYTPCFRREAGSYGKDVRGLNRLHQFDKVELVRFVRPEESYDHLEELREDAERAVQALGLPYRRLTLASGDLGVTQAKTYDLEVWSAGQGRWLEVSSVSNFEAYQARRANVRYRPAEGEKPQFVHTLNGSGLALPRIVSALLENGQQADGTVVLPERLAAVAGFDRIG, encoded by the coding sequence ATGATCGACCTCGACCTGCTCCGCGACGACCCCGACCGCGTCCGCGCCTCGATGGAGGCCAAGCGGATCGGCGACCCGTCCGCCGTCGACCGCGCGCTCGACGCGGACCGGCGGCGTCGCGAGGCCGTGACGGAGCTCAACGGGCTCCAGCAGCGGCAGGGCGAGCTGGGCCGCGAGATCGGCCCGCTCATGAAAGCCGGCAAGCGCGACGAGGCGGCGCCGCTCCTCGACGAGTCGAACCGTGTCAAGGCCCAGGTCAAGGAGCTGGAGGAGTCGGTGCGCGAGCTCGACTCCACCCTGCGCGACGCGATGCTCGCCATCCCCAATCCGATCCACGAGAGCGTGCCGGTCGGCGGCGAGGACGCGAACCAGCTCGACGCCGAGTGGGGCGTGAAGCCTTCTTTCGACTTCGAGCCGCTCCCCCACTGGGAGCTGGCCGAGAAGCACGGCCTCGTCGACTTCGAGCGCGGGGCGAAGGTGACCGGCGCCGGCTTCCCGTTCTACGTTGGGAAGGGCGCGCGCCTCCAGCGGGCGCTCGTCACGCTCTTCCTCGACCTCGCCACCGAGGCGGGCTACACCGAGGTCCAGGCACCGATTCTGGTGAACGAGGACTCGGGCATCGGGACGGGCCAACTCCCCGACAAGGAGGGCCAGATGTACCACGTCGCCGGCGACGACCTCTACCTCGTCCCGACCGCCGAGGTCCCGCTCACCAACTACCTCCGCGACGAGATCCTCGCACCCGACGCCCTCCCGATCCGGTTCTGCGGCTACACGCCGTGCTTCCGCCGCGAGGCCGGGAGCTACGGGAAGGACGTCCGCGGCCTCAACCGGCTCCACCAGTTCGACAAGGTCGAGCTCGTCCGCTTCGTCCGACCAGAGGAGAGCTACGACCACCTCGAGGAGCTCCGCGAGGACGCCGAGCGGGCCGTTCAGGCCCTCGGTCTCCCCTACCGCCGGCTCACGCTGGCCTCGGGCGACCTCGGCGTGACGCAGGCCAAGACGTACGACCTCGAGGTCTGGAGCGCCGGCCAGGGCCGCTGGCTCGAGGTCTCGTCGGTCTCGAACTTCGAGGCGTATCAGGCGCGGCGCGCGAACGTCCGCTACCGGCCGGCGGAGGGCGAGAAGCCGCAGTTCGTCCACACCCTCAACGGGTCGGGGCTGGCGCTCCCGCGGATCGTGTCGGCGCTCCTAGAGAACGGCCAGCAGGCCGACGGGACGGTCGTCCTGCCGGAGCGCCTCGCCGCCGTCGCCGGGTTCGATCGGATCGGATAG
- a CDS encoding DUF1800 domain-containing protein, with protein sequence MDRRAFFRPSRRSGAPPLFEVLPGVFADGSRVRWDYAAARPAPLASARTASRSPLPAAADLSPYAPSDAAPWDARRARHLLRRTGVAAMPVSVEWALSGSPTETVDAILDGALALGPTPRPLWYNRVPPHWSEPSPIQDAFWDENWQWHDVWRDDVLRDLMGVDDPEPGAEAARAFRHRLTVMWHNHFVTHFESYNLAPWLARYWRTLERHALGDIRAFVHEVGLSPAMLVYLNGADNRAEAPNENYARELLELFTTGITGPDGAPNYTQADITEISRALTGYGVDFYGQTPTPLEAVFVPDWHDDGEKTILGQTGPWGYDDVVRIVFEERAPQIAHRVAALLYREFVYDVPHPEVVSALAGTILADDFVVEGAVRQLLRSAHFFDAATLGARVRSPLEHNVGAYREVGARPSPDDDFLGAVWWMMHLEGQSLFKPPTVAGWPGGRDWLDTGRLATRWEYTSWVQWWNVDYRALALTMPEPWNAAALAADLADALLGVPLPQDEKAALTELLLNGLPPYEWSPITPGAESRIRGLVAHLFRLPEFQLS encoded by the coding sequence ATGGACCGCCGCGCCTTCTTTCGACCGAGCCGCCGCTCCGGCGCGCCTCCCCTTTTCGAGGTCCTCCCCGGCGTGTTCGCCGACGGGTCCCGCGTCCGGTGGGACTACGCCGCCGCGCGACCGGCCCCGTTGGCCTCGGCACGGACCGCGAGCCGGTCGCCCCTCCCTGCCGCGGCCGACCTCTCGCCGTACGCCCCGTCCGACGCCGCGCCGTGGGACGCGCGGCGCGCACGGCACCTCCTCCGGCGCACCGGCGTCGCCGCGATGCCCGTGAGCGTCGAGTGGGCGCTGTCGGGCTCCCCCACTGAGACCGTCGACGCCATCCTCGACGGGGCCCTCGCGCTCGGCCCGACGCCCAGGCCCCTGTGGTACAACCGCGTTCCGCCGCACTGGTCGGAACCCAGCCCCATCCAGGACGCCTTCTGGGACGAGAACTGGCAGTGGCACGACGTGTGGCGCGATGACGTCCTGCGCGACCTCATGGGCGTCGATGACCCGGAGCCGGGGGCCGAGGCCGCGCGGGCGTTCCGCCACCGGCTCACGGTCATGTGGCACAACCACTTCGTCACCCACTTCGAGAGCTACAATCTCGCGCCGTGGCTCGCCCGCTACTGGCGCACGCTTGAGCGCCACGCCCTCGGTGACATCCGGGCGTTCGTCCACGAAGTTGGACTGAGCCCGGCCATGCTCGTCTACCTCAACGGGGCCGACAACCGCGCCGAGGCGCCCAACGAGAACTACGCACGGGAGCTCCTGGAGCTGTTCACGACGGGAATCACGGGCCCCGACGGCGCGCCGAACTACACGCAGGCTGACATCACCGAGATCTCCCGCGCGCTCACCGGCTACGGCGTCGACTTCTACGGCCAGACGCCTACGCCACTCGAAGCCGTCTTCGTCCCGGACTGGCACGACGACGGCGAGAAGACGATCCTCGGCCAGACCGGGCCGTGGGGCTACGACGACGTGGTCCGCATCGTGTTCGAGGAGCGGGCGCCGCAGATCGCCCACCGCGTCGCCGCGCTCCTGTACCGCGAGTTCGTCTACGACGTGCCGCACCCCGAGGTCGTGAGCGCCCTCGCCGGGACGATCCTGGCCGACGACTTCGTGGTCGAGGGGGCCGTCCGCCAGCTGCTCCGGAGCGCCCACTTCTTCGACGCCGCCACGCTCGGCGCACGCGTCCGGAGCCCCCTCGAGCACAACGTGGGCGCCTACCGCGAGGTCGGCGCGCGGCCGTCGCCGGACGACGACTTCCTCGGGGCGGTGTGGTGGATGATGCACCTCGAAGGCCAGTCCCTCTTCAAGCCGCCGACGGTCGCGGGCTGGCCCGGCGGGCGCGACTGGCTCGACACGGGCCGCCTCGCCACGCGCTGGGAGTACACGTCGTGGGTCCAATGGTGGAACGTCGACTACCGCGCCCTCGCCCTCACCATGCCTGAGCCCTGGAACGCCGCCGCGCTCGCGGCGGACCTTGCCGACGCGCTCCTCGGCGTCCCGCTCCCCCAGGACGAGAAAGCGGCGCTCACCGAACTGCTCCTCAACGGGCTGCCGCCCTACGAGTGGAGCCCGATCACGCCGGGCGCCGAGAGCCGGATCCGCGGGCTCGTCGCCCACCTCTTCCGTCTTCCTGAGTTCCAGCTGAGCTAG
- a CDS encoding DUF1501 domain-containing protein has protein sequence MCHHPTGRAIALQHGAAHDHDHAAWTRRDFLVRSGLAAVGSAVAVGGAPARALAPTSLVSALGRVETDRVLVLIQLQGGNDGLNTIVPYRNDLYGAARPTLRLRAADVLDLDGDHGLHASLAPLRRFWDEGHLGIVRSVGYPDQDLSHFRGTDVWLSGSPADEVWQTGWAGRTLAPSFPDFATDPPEAPPAVQIGASAPLLFEDDGLGYGMAIRDIEAFLRLADGGEAYPTGGLPDTPAGAELAFARRIANDAFRYRDALYAATQAAANQTDYPDTTFAAELAAVAQLVKGRLGARMYLVSLGGFDTHAAQSGEHAALLRTLAEALDAFFRDLALSGDDQRTLAVTFSEFGRRVEENGSAGTDHGTSAPLFLAGPAVEGGFYGAAPDLADLDASGNLRHDVDFRQVYATVMRRWLGLDDATATGVLGGAFDPLPLIQAGVGTAIPAGAPDALRLHPPAPNPTRTHTTLRFALGAPAHVRLAVYDVRGRRVAVLADGVRAAGEHAVPFDASGLAAGTYVVRLDAGRQSQTARLTVTR, from the coding sequence ATGTGCCACCACCCGACCGGCCGCGCCATCGCGCTCCAGCACGGCGCCGCGCACGACCACGACCACGCCGCCTGGACCCGGCGCGACTTCCTCGTCCGCTCCGGGCTCGCGGCGGTCGGCAGCGCCGTCGCCGTCGGGGGTGCCCCGGCCCGTGCCCTCGCGCCGACGTCACTGGTGTCCGCGCTCGGACGCGTCGAGACCGACCGGGTGCTCGTCCTGATCCAGCTCCAGGGCGGCAACGACGGGCTCAACACCATCGTGCCGTACCGGAACGACCTCTACGGTGCCGCCCGCCCGACGCTCCGGCTCCGCGCCGCCGACGTGCTCGACCTCGACGGCGACCACGGGCTCCACGCGTCGCTCGCCCCGCTCCGCCGGTTCTGGGACGAGGGCCACCTCGGCATCGTCCGGAGCGTGGGCTACCCCGACCAGGACCTCTCGCACTTCCGAGGGACCGACGTCTGGCTCTCCGGCTCCCCCGCCGACGAGGTCTGGCAGACGGGCTGGGCCGGCCGGACGCTCGCGCCCTCGTTCCCCGACTTCGCCACGGACCCGCCCGAGGCGCCCCCGGCCGTCCAGATCGGGGCGTCGGCGCCGCTGCTGTTCGAGGACGACGGCCTCGGCTACGGGATGGCCATCCGCGACATCGAGGCCTTCCTCCGGCTGGCGGACGGCGGCGAGGCGTACCCGACCGGCGGCCTTCCCGACACCCCGGCCGGTGCCGAGCTCGCCTTCGCCCGCCGGATCGCCAACGACGCGTTCCGCTACCGCGACGCGCTCTACGCCGCCACGCAGGCCGCCGCCAATCAGACCGACTACCCGGACACGACGTTCGCGGCCGAGCTGGCTGCCGTCGCCCAGCTGGTCAAGGGCCGGCTCGGCGCGCGGATGTACCTCGTCTCGCTCGGCGGCTTCGACACGCACGCGGCCCAGTCCGGCGAGCATGCCGCGCTCCTCCGCACGCTCGCCGAGGCGCTCGACGCCTTCTTCCGTGACCTCGCCCTCTCCGGCGACGACCAGCGGACGCTCGCCGTCACGTTCTCCGAGTTCGGCCGGCGCGTCGAGGAGAACGGATCGGCCGGCACCGACCACGGCACCTCGGCCCCGCTGTTCCTCGCCGGTCCGGCTGTCGAGGGCGGATTCTACGGCGCCGCCCCTGACCTCGCCGACCTCGACGCGTCGGGCAACCTCCGCCACGACGTCGACTTCCGGCAGGTCTACGCGACCGTCATGCGGCGCTGGCTCGGCCTCGACGACGCGACGGCGACGGGCGTGCTCGGCGGCGCCTTCGACCCGCTCCCGCTCATTCAGGCCGGCGTAGGCACGGCGATCCCGGCCGGCGCGCCCGACGCGCTCCGGCTCCACCCCCCGGCTCCGAACCCGACCCGCACCCACACGACGCTCCGGTTCGCTCTCGGGGCCCCCGCTCACGTCCGGCTCGCGGTCTACGACGTCCGCGGCCGGCGCGTGGCCGTCCTCGCCGACGGCGTCCGCGCGGCGGGCGAGCACGCGGTCCCGTTCGACGCGAGCGGACTCGCCGCGGGCACGTACGTCGTCCGTCTCGACGCGGGCCGCCAGTCGCAGACGGCGCGCCTGACGGTCACGCGGTAG
- the mscL gene encoding large-conductance mechanosensitive channel protein MscL, which yields MWKEFKEFAVKGNVVDMAVGIIIGAAFGTIVTAFVDGILMPAIGLLVGGVDFTNIFSVLREGTPAGPYDTLEAATEAGAVVLQWGVFVNTIISFLIVAFAVFLFVKWVNNLRRTVEGEVADEPAPEPALTADQELLTEIRDLLKSRPL from the coding sequence ATGTGGAAGGAGTTCAAGGAGTTCGCCGTCAAGGGCAACGTGGTCGACATGGCCGTCGGCATCATCATCGGCGCGGCGTTCGGCACGATCGTGACCGCGTTCGTCGACGGCATCCTGATGCCCGCGATCGGCCTCCTCGTGGGCGGGGTCGACTTCACCAACATCTTCAGCGTGCTCCGCGAGGGCACGCCGGCCGGGCCCTACGACACGCTCGAGGCGGCGACCGAGGCGGGAGCGGTGGTTCTGCAGTGGGGCGTGTTCGTCAACACGATCATCTCGTTCCTGATCGTGGCGTTCGCCGTGTTCCTGTTCGTCAAGTGGGTGAACAACCTCCGGCGGACGGTCGAGGGCGAAGTCGCGGACGAGCCGGCGCCAGAGCCCGCGCTCACGGCCGACCAGGAGCTGCTGACGGAGATCCGCGACCTGCTGAAGTCCCGGCCGCTGTAA
- a CDS encoding polyribonucleotide nucleotidyltransferase, with the protein MAAPQAITQTIEVGGKTLTLETGKLAKQADGAVVTTLGETVTLSTAVTDKKAKDGQHFFPLTVDYRERFSAKGAFPGGFFKREGRPTDKETLTSRLIDRTIRPLFPDGFRNEVQVLNYVLSADEEVDGDVVAGIGSSAALSLSGSPFDGPTAHVRVGRVNGEFVLFPTVAERAESDFDLIVAGKADAIAMVEGEMDEVSEDDMVAALEFGFDAIKTIVAGINEFVGKRNDAHGAPEPLEYKTVAPADDLVAQVYEKIKGDVDTILRAEEYDKATFYGGVADVRDKLIDEMFGYDVESGGGEDVEDTEAGGGEFAPRALRETTDDGYTISDVKEAFKAAESKVMREMILEEGRRLDGRGKEDVRDIWTEVDYLPKVHGSAVFTRGETQALVMVTLGTGRDVQAVDQLFDQVDKRFYLHYNFPPFSVGETRFLRGPSRREIGHGMLAERALAKMMPGEQEFPYTVRIISDVLESNGSSSMATVCGGSMALMAAGVPVEKPVAGIAMGLIADGDRIAVLSDILGTEDHLGDMDFKLCGTRDGITACQMDIKIDGLQMSTMREALEQAKQGREHILDRMAETISEPREDISPNAPRLIQVVIDQDFIGAIIGPGGKIIKGIQADTGASIDIDERDGKGYVTVAAPNMDSAYAAVDIIRGIVTQPEVGENYTGTVKNLLPFGAILEIMPGKEAMLHVSEISHGYVDDPADEMQVGDKLEVQLIEIRDGGKLRVSRKPFLPEPTEEEKEEMRKRSSNRSSNGGGNGGGGGRGRGRGRRN; encoded by the coding sequence ATGGCAGCACCCCAAGCCATCACCCAGACCATCGAGGTCGGCGGCAAGACCCTGACGCTCGAGACCGGCAAGCTGGCCAAGCAGGCCGACGGCGCCGTCGTCACGACGCTCGGCGAGACCGTCACGCTCTCGACGGCCGTCACCGACAAGAAGGCCAAGGACGGCCAGCACTTCTTCCCGCTGACCGTCGACTACCGCGAGCGGTTCTCCGCCAAGGGCGCCTTCCCCGGCGGCTTCTTCAAGCGCGAGGGCCGGCCGACCGACAAGGAGACGCTGACGTCCCGCCTCATCGACCGGACCATCCGCCCGCTCTTCCCGGACGGGTTCCGGAACGAGGTCCAGGTCCTCAACTACGTCCTCTCCGCCGACGAGGAGGTCGACGGCGACGTCGTCGCGGGCATCGGCTCGTCGGCCGCGCTCAGCCTCTCCGGCTCGCCCTTCGACGGCCCCACCGCGCACGTCCGCGTCGGCCGCGTGAACGGCGAGTTCGTCCTGTTCCCGACCGTCGCCGAGCGCGCCGAGTCCGACTTCGACCTGATCGTCGCCGGCAAGGCCGACGCGATCGCGATGGTCGAGGGCGAGATGGACGAGGTCTCGGAGGACGACATGGTCGCCGCGCTCGAGTTCGGGTTCGACGCCATCAAGACGATCGTCGCCGGGATCAACGAGTTCGTCGGCAAGCGGAACGACGCCCACGGGGCGCCCGAGCCGCTCGAGTACAAGACGGTGGCCCCGGCCGACGACCTCGTCGCCCAGGTCTACGAGAAGATCAAGGGCGACGTCGACACGATCCTCCGCGCCGAGGAGTACGACAAGGCCACGTTCTACGGCGGCGTCGCCGACGTCCGCGACAAGCTCATCGACGAGATGTTCGGCTACGACGTCGAGTCGGGCGGCGGCGAGGACGTCGAGGACACGGAGGCCGGCGGCGGCGAGTTCGCCCCGCGCGCGCTCCGCGAGACGACCGACGACGGCTACACCATCTCCGACGTCAAGGAGGCGTTCAAGGCCGCCGAGAGCAAGGTCATGCGCGAGATGATCCTCGAGGAGGGCCGCCGTCTCGACGGCCGCGGCAAGGAGGACGTCCGCGACATCTGGACCGAGGTCGACTACCTCCCGAAGGTCCACGGCTCGGCCGTGTTCACGCGGGGCGAGACGCAGGCGCTCGTCATGGTCACGCTCGGCACCGGCCGCGACGTCCAGGCGGTCGACCAGCTCTTCGACCAGGTCGACAAGCGGTTCTACCTCCACTACAACTTCCCGCCGTTCTCGGTCGGCGAGACGCGGTTCCTCCGCGGCCCCTCGCGGCGGGAGATCGGCCACGGCATGCTGGCCGAACGCGCGCTGGCCAAGATGATGCCGGGCGAGCAGGAGTTCCCCTACACCGTCCGCATCATCTCCGACGTCCTCGAGTCGAACGGGTCGTCGTCGATGGCGACGGTCTGCGGCGGCTCGATGGCCCTCATGGCGGCCGGCGTCCCGGTCGAGAAGCCGGTCGCGGGCATCGCGATGGGCCTCATCGCCGACGGCGACCGGATCGCGGTCCTGAGCGACATCCTGGGGACCGAGGACCACCTCGGCGACATGGACTTCAAGCTCTGCGGCACGCGGGACGGCATCACCGCCTGCCAGATGGACATCAAGATCGACGGCCTCCAGATGTCGACGATGCGCGAGGCGCTCGAGCAGGCCAAGCAGGGCCGCGAGCACATCCTCGACCGGATGGCCGAGACGATCTCCGAGCCCCGCGAGGACATCTCGCCGAACGCCCCGCGCCTCATCCAGGTCGTCATCGACCAGGACTTCATCGGCGCCATCATCGGGCCCGGCGGCAAGATCATCAAGGGGATCCAGGCCGACACCGGCGCCTCGATCGACATCGACGAGCGCGACGGGAAGGGCTACGTGACGGTCGCCGCCCCGAACATGGACTCGGCCTACGCGGCCGTCGACATCATCCGGGGCATCGTGACGCAGCCGGAGGTCGGGGAGAACTACACCGGCACGGTCAAGAACCTGCTGCCCTTCGGCGCGATCCTCGAGATCATGCCGGGCAAGGAGGCCATGCTCCACGTCTCCGAGATCTCGCACGGCTACGTCGACGACCCGGCCGACGAGATGCAGGTCGGCGACAAGCTGGAGGTCCAGCTCATCGAGATCCGCGACGGCGGAAAGCTCCGCGTGAGCCGCAAGCCGTTCCTCCCGGAGCCCACCGAGGAGGAGAAGGAGGAGATGCGCAAGCGGTCCTCCAACCGGAGCAGCAACGGCGGTGGCAATGGCGGCGGCGGTGGTCGCGGCCGCGGCCGTGGCCGGCGCAACTAG
- the rpsO gene encoding 30S ribosomal protein S15 — MITKDQKQSIVETHGAGAQDTGKPEVQIAIFTARINDLTEHLKSHTKDHASRLGLLKMVGKRRRLLAYLRDTDIERYRAIVAELGLRR; from the coding sequence ATGATCACGAAAGACCAGAAGCAGAGCATCGTGGAGACCCACGGTGCCGGCGCCCAGGACACCGGCAAGCCGGAGGTCCAGATCGCCATCTTCACCGCCCGCATCAACGACCTGACGGAGCACCTCAAGAGCCACACGAAGGACCACGCGTCCCGGCTGGGCCTGCTCAAGATGGTCGGCAAGCGGCGCCGGCTGCTCGCCTACCTCCGCGACACAGACATCGAGCGCTACCGCGCCATCGTCGCGGAACTCGGCCTCCGGCGCTAA